The following coding sequences are from one Lemur catta isolate mLemCat1 chromosome 16, mLemCat1.pri, whole genome shotgun sequence window:
- the LOC123621922 gene encoding LOW QUALITY PROTEIN: zinc finger and BTB domain-containing protein 47-like (The sequence of the model RefSeq protein was modified relative to this genomic sequence to represent the inferred CDS: inserted 6 bases in 5 codons; deleted 1 base in 1 codon) produces the protein MCVALCHQTLRKLDSSAVDRFLRPRSAAETRSETFPGGVPDPDGHQELSDVAPHFACLTGRLTQQRLFRPDPCDVGLVRVPQRSVFPAHTGARAAHSRFFHSLFTQNKQLRRVELSLEALAPGGLQQILSFIYTPELLVNAASAHEVLSAASLLQMAGIAASRQELLDARSLGPPGPGTVALAQPAASCTPAVPPYYCDIKQEADTPGLPKICAREGPDPYSVRVEDGXGTAGGTVPATIGPAQPFFKEEKEGAVEEAGRPPASLCKLEGGEELEEELXGSGTYSRQEQPQIIVEVNLNNQTLHVSTGRGEARPWDEPATMMLGREDVLQRHSEEEEEEEEEDEEEEDGGSGGEEEEDQESGSEGEEEEEEEEGHSEQEEEEEEEEEEGPSEQDQESSEEEEAEEGEAGSMQGPPGHRGSHADPPPHSRMATRSRENAWRQGTSEPEEAGPCSGKRPKLSPRVASAPARGPPATDGXGANVRLEEKQHHPCQKCPRVFNNRWYLEKHMNVTHSHMQICDQCGKRFLLESERLLQRQTDCERNIQCVTCGKAFKKLWSLHEHKKIVHGYAEKKFSCEICEFYTMAHVSHMVAHTKDMPSTCDACGXSFKRSMSLEVHSLQRSGEKPFRCDNCNERFQYRYQLPSHVSIHTGHEQFLCQWCGQDFNMKQCFDEHTKTHTGERPDICDICGRSFPSPPSVKRRRRAHGEKPEPCDVCGPRCRCPDVLEAHKEKCFLVSRPRAGDRPPXAPGLPPAQPQALPLLPGLPQTPPPRRPSSPPLPALAGHERHQLAAELHLLRPGAQGPLRGGPRCPPPLLGGSSSGLGRRPLLQRWLDVLRLRPRPGGRGPAAPRAGGGRLPRKCPPSAAP, from the exons ATGTGCGTGGCCCTGTGTCATCAGACATTGCGAAAATTAGACAGCTCAGCTGTC GACCGGTTCCTGCGCCCGCGGTCAGCAGCGGAGACGCGCAGCGAGACATTCCCGGGAGGCGTCCCAGACCCGGACGGCCACCAGGAGCTGAGC GACGTGGCGCCGCACTTCGCCTGCTTGACAGGCCGCCTGACCCAGCAGCGCCTCTTCCGGCCCGACCCCTGCGACGTGGGCCTGGTGCGGGTGCCCCAGCGCAGCGTCTTCCCGGCGCACACGGGCGCGCGCGCTGCCCACAGCCGGTTCTTCCACTCGCTCTTCACCCAGAACAAGCAGCTGCGGCGTGTGGAGCTGTCCCTGGAGGCGCTGGCGCCTGGTGGCCTGCAGCAGATCCTCAGCTTCATCTACACGCCCGAGCTGCTGGTCAACGCAGCCAGCGCCCACGAGGTGCTCAGTGCCGCCTCCTTGCTGCAGATGGCCGGCATCGCCGCGTCCCGCCAGGAACTGCTGGACGCCCGCTCCCTAGGCCCACCGGGTCCCGGCActgtggccctggcccagccgGCTGCCAGCTGCACCCCAGCTGTGCCACCCTACTACTGTGACATCAAGCAGGAGGCGGACACCCCAGGCCTGCCCAAGATCTGTGCCCGCGAGGGTCCTGACCCCTACTCAGTGCGCGTGGAGGATG CAGGGACCGCTGgcggcacagtgcctgccaccattgggccagcccagcccttcttcaaagaggagaaggagggtgcTGTCGAGGAGGCCGGCAGGCCCCCGGCCAGCTTGTGtaagctggagggtggggaggagttggAGGAAGAGC GGGGTTCTGGCACCTACAGCCGCCAGGAGCAGCCCCAGATCATTGTGGAGGTGAACCTCAACAACCAGACACTGCACGTGTCCACTGGCCGAGGggaagccaggccctgggacGAGCCGGCCACCATGATGCTGGGCCGGGAGGATGTACTGCAGAGacactcagaggaggaggaggaggaggaagaagaggatgaggaagaggaggatggtggcagtggaggagaggaggaggaggatcaagaaagtggcagtgagggagaagaggaagaggaggaagaggaagggcacagtgagcaggaggaggaggaagaagaggaggaggaggaagggcccagTGAGCAGGATCAAGAGagctctgaggaggaggaagcagaggagggggaagcTGGCAGCATGCAGGGGCCACCAGGGCACCGGGGCAGCCATGCTgacccccctccccacagtcGCATGGCCACGCGGTCCCGGGAGAATGCCTGGCGCCAAGGCACCTCTGAGCCTGAGGAGGCTGGGCCATGTAGTGGGAAGCGACCCAAGCTGTCCCCCAGAGTGGCCTCTGCACCAGCCCGAGGGCCTCCAGCCACTGATG CGGGGGCCAACgtgaggctggaggagaagcagcaccACCCGTGCCAGAAGTGCCCACGAGTTTTCAACAACCGCTGGTACCTGGAGAAACACATGAATGTGACCCACAGCCACATGCAGATCTGTGACCAGTGTGGCAAGCGCTTCCTGCTAGAGAGTGAGCGGCTGCTGCAGCGGCAGACGGACTGCGAGCGCAACATCCAGTGTGTGACGTGTGGCAAAGCTTTCAAGAAGCTCTGGTCCCTCCATGAGCACAAGAAGATTGTGCATGGGTACGCAGAGAAGAAGTTCTCATGCGAGATCTGTGAGTTCTATACCATGGCCCATGTTTCGCACATGGTTGCCCACACCAAGGACATGCCCTCCACCTGTGATGCCTGCG AGTCCTTCAAGCGCAGCATGTCCCTCGAGGTGCACTCACTGCAGCGCTCCGGGGAGAAGCCATTCAGATGTGACAACTGCAACGAGCGCTTCCAGTACAGGTACCAGCTGCCCTCACACGTGAGCATCCACACTGGCCACGAGCAGTTCCTGTGCCAGTGGTGTGGCCAGGACTTCAACATGAAGCAGTGCTTTGATGAGCACACGAAGACCCACACAGGGGAGAGGCCGGACATCTGCGACATCTGCGGCAGGAGCTTCCCCAGCCCGCCCAGCGTGAAGCGGCGGCGGCGC GCACACGGGGAGAAGCCGGAGCCTTGCGACGTGTGCGGCCCGCGCTGCCGCTGCCCCGACGTGCTCGAGGCCCACAAGGAGAAATGCTTCCTTGTCAGCCGCCCGCGGGCCGGCgaccgcccgcc cgccccgggcctgccccccgcccagcctcaggcgctgcccctgctccccgggcTCCCCCAGaccccgccgccccgccgcccctcGTCCCCACCGCTGCCGGCACTGGCGGGGCATGAACGCCACCAACTAGCTGCCGAGCTACACCTGCTGCgacctggagcccagggcccgcTCCGGGGGGGACCCCGCTGCCCTCCCCCCTTGCTGGGGGGCAGCAGCTCGGGCCTGggccgccgccccctcctccagAGGTGGCTGGATGTGCTCCGCCTGAGACCCCGACCCGGGGGGCGCGGGCCGGCAGCCCCCAGAGCCGGTGGAGGACGCCTCCCTCGCAAGTGCCCCCCTTCTGCGGCTCCCTGA